Part of the Phycisphaerales bacterium genome, CGCGAAGCGCGGCCGGTGAGCGCGTCGACGCGGTAGAACTCGTTGTCGGCGCTCGGGGTGAAGCCCAGGATGGTGCCGGTGCCATCCCGCGCGAGGCCGGCCAGCGGCGTGCGGCCCGTGGTGCCCGTGCCAATCAGCTCGACGGCGGAAACGACCTCGCCCGTGTTGGGATCGACGCTGTAGAGCATGGTCGAGCCGAACGTGGCGGTGGTGACGACCAGCACGGGATCGCCCCCGTGGGCACGTTCCAGGGGGAATGCGAACGACGCAGCGAGCACGGAACACGCGACAGCAAGCGGGCGCCCAGTCATCGGGCACGCTCCTTTCCACTGCGCCCCGGGCCGGGTCGGCCGGGGGCGAACCTCGCCTGCACGTTGCTGCTTCGAGTATGGGTTACGGGTCGTCCTCGTGCCGCCTTATTCGGGGGTTGGGCCGACCCTGTAGACCGGGCAATCGGTAGAGCCGGCACCTAGACTGCCCGCTCTGCCTCACGACCTCAAGATTCCCAGGATTCACCAGAAAGGCAACTCCGTGGCCGACAAGCACTTCGACGTCGTCGTCATCGGTTCGGGCCCCGGCGGATACGTCGGCGCCATCCGCGCCGCCCAGCTGGGCTACAAGACCGCCTGCATCGAGCGGGCCAAGCTCGGCGGCGTCTGCCTCAACTGGGGTTGCATCCCCTCCAAGGCCCTGCTCTCCAACGCCGAGCTGATGGAGAAGCTCCACGAGAAGGAAGAGTGGGGCATGAAGATCAGCGGCAAGATCGACTTCGACTGGACGAAGGTCATCGGCCGCAGCCGAGAGGTCGCCAACAAGCTCAACCAGGGCGTGGGCTTCCTGCTCAAGAAGAACAAGATCGAGCACATCGAGGCCAGCGCGAAGATCGTCGCCCCCGCGAAGGGCAAGACGCCGGCCAAGATCGAGATCTACGACTGCAAGGTGGAGGAAGAGCGCACCGACGCGCCCGCCAAGCCCGCCGCCAAGCCGCGTGAGACCATCACGGCCGACAAGGTCATCATCGCGACGGGGTCGGTCGCGCGAGACCTGCCCTTTGCGAAGTTCGGCGACTCGGAGCACATCTGGGGTGCCCGCGAGGCCATGTTCAACAAGAGCTTTCCCAAGCACCTCATCGTCGTCGGCTCGGGCGCCATCGGCATGGAGTTCGGCTACTTCTACCACACGTACGGCACCAAGGTCACCGTCGTCGAGATGCTCGACCGCATCCTGCCGGTCGAGGACGACGACGTGAGCCAGGCCATGCTGCGCTTCTACAAGAAGGCGGGCATGGACATCAAGACCGGCACCACGTGCGTGGGGGTCGACGCGAAGGGCAAGGGCGTGAAGGTCACCGTCGCGCCCTTCAAGGATGGCAAGGCCGACGAGAGCAAGAAGGAAGTGATCGAGGCCGACAAGCTGCTGCTGGCCATCGGCGTGAAGGGCCGCTTCGACGGCCTGTTCGACGACAAGCTCGGACTCGAGACCGTCAAGGACCACATCAAGACCGACTACGACCCTGCGATCTTGGGCGAGCAGCGCATCGACTACAAGACCAACCTCGAAGGCATCTACGCGATCGGCGACGTCATCGGCCCGCCGTGGCTGGCGCACGTCGCGAGCGAGGAGGCCATCCTGTGCGTCGAGCGTTTCGCGCACAAGGAGGGCAAGCTCGACCACGAGCCCTTCCCCATGGACTACTCGATCATCCCGGGCTGCACGTACTGCCACCCGCAGGTCGCCAGCATCGGCTACACCGAGCGGGCGCTCAAGGCCCAGGGCCTCAAGGCCGGCCAGGACTACCAGGTCGGCAAGTTCCCCTTCAGCGCGCTGGGCAAGGCCATCGCCACCCGCCATACCGATGGCTTCTGCAAGATCATCCGGGGCCTGCCGCGGGGCGAGATCCTGGGCGCCCACATCATGGGCGACCAGGCGACGGAACTCATCGCCGAGCTCAGCCTCGCGCGGCGCCTGGAAGCGACCAGCGAGGAGCTGATCGCGACGGTGCACGCCCACCCGACCATGCACGAGAGCGTGCACGAGGCGGCGCTGGCGAGCGAGGGGCGCGTGATCAACGCCTGAGCGCAGCTTTCCCAAGCCGCCAGCCTGAGCTCGCGGGCCGGCCCCAAACGCTCCGAACGCCCTTGCAACGCGGGGGCGTTTTCGTTATCTTGGTTGGCAGGAGGCTTCTCATGGCACGCGCTCTCGACAAGTTGCTCGGTCACCTCACGCACAGCATCGTGCCGGGCGTGATCCTCGCGTCCGCGACGATCGCGTTCGCCTCGGCCCGAATGGTGGGCGTGACCGCCGACGGGCAGGTCGTCGAGATCGACATCGACACCGGCGTCGCCACGCCGCTCTTCAGCATCGGCCAGGGTGGTCCGCTCGCGTTCGATCCGACAACGCAACGGCTCGTCTTGAAGCTGAACGACGATGCGGCGACGGAGCTCGTCTTCATCGATCCGGTGAGTGGCGTGGCGTCACCGCCCGTTGGGCTTTCGGGCCTGCCCCCGATGTTCGAGAACGTGGCCACCGTGGATTACGCGGGCGAATCCGGGCGATACGTGCTGACGGCCGGGCCGACGGGCACGGTGTTCGAAGACCGACTCGTGCTCGTTGACTCGACGGGCGCGGTGCTCGATACCTCGGACGACCTCGGGCTGGGCGACAACGACGGCGTCGTTTGGGACGACCTCAACTCGCGACTCGTAGTGCACGACTACAACGCGTCCGATGGCCTTCCTCCCGTCGCGGCCATCGACGATCCTTTCGGCACGCCGACGTACATGCTGCTGGCGACCCCGCCGTTCCGGAGCAACGTCGGGGACAGCGCCATCGATCCGCGGACCGGCCGGTTGTATACGACGGGCTTTGATTCGTCGGGCGGGTTCCTCGTCGAGGTGCTGGACACGAGCTACGCGGACATCGGCGCGTTCGGCACCTCGGAGCAAGTCGTCGGCATCGCCTTCGTGTGGGATGCGGCGTGCCGTGCCGACCTCGACGGCGACGGCCAGCTCACCATCTTCGACTTCCTCAGCTTCCAGAACTTGTTTGACGCCGGCGATCCGCTTGCCGACTTCGACGGCGACGGCGAGCTGACCATCTTCGACTTCCTGAGCTTCCAGAACGCGTTCGACGCCGGGTGCCCGTAACCCCTCGCTCGGGCCGCGCGTAGCGCTTGCGGAGGCAGGCCATGCGTGCTCTGGGCTTGGTGATCGTCGTCGCGTCGCTCTCCGCCGCCGCCCGGGCCCAGCTCTGCGAGGGCTACGGCGCCGCCCGCGGGACCTTCCCCGAAGACCAGGGCTGGTTCAGACAGATCGAGCCGCCGGGGCCGTCGGTCGTCGAGGTCGTCGGCGGCGTGCTCCACCAGTCCACGCTGCCCTTCGCCGAGCCCGCGTGCGGCATGCCGTCGATGGAAGAGCAGGCCGGTTATTGGTTCGTCGCTGGTGAGCCCTTCGACTTCGAGGACGGCATCTCGTTCGACTTGGACCTGCGCGTGCTCGATTCGGAGTACACGACCGCGCCCTGCACCGACTGGCCGGCCGCGGGCGTCATGCTCACGCTCATCGACGCGGAGGGACGGACGTTCGTCGCCGGCTTCGGCTCTGCTCGCGTGTTTCTGGCCAACGACCTGCGCGCGACGGCTGGCTCGCCGAGCGTGGTCGAGGCCGACCTCGACACGACAACGTTGCGTTCGTACCGCCTGCGCGTCGACGGCCCGCTCGCGACGCTACTGGTCGATGGTGCGCCGCTGCTGTCGCTCGACGCGTACGGCGACCCGTTCCCCGCCGCGACCAACTTCGTCTGGTTCGGCGACGGCACGACCTGGGCCAACAGCGACTTCGAGACGCCGCGGTTCCGCGTCGCCACGCCGGGGTGCTGCCGCGCCGACCTCGACGGCGACGGCGTGCTCACGATCTTCGACTTCCTGGCCTTCCAGAACCTCTTTGACGCCGGCGATCTCGCGGCCGACTTCGACGGGGATGGTGAACTGACGATCTTTGACTTCCTCGCGTTCCAGAACGCGTTCGACGCAGGGTGTTCGTAGCGACGTTCGAGCGTCGAAGACTCGATGCGGCCTGGAATCGTCGCGAAGCCGATGCCGTAGCTCAGATTCTCATGTGGAGGAGAGAGATCATGAAGACCCAGATCGCCTGCATCGTTGCGTTGGCGTCGCCGGCGCTTGCTGCGCCCGTGGCGTTCCACGACCTCGTTGCAGATAAGAACCCACTGCTCTGGTACCGCTTCGACGAGGCGAGCGGCGCTTCTGAGGCCATCAACTACGGCTCGCTGGGCGCTGGCTTCAACGGCGTCTTCTTCGGCCCGGTGTTCCTGGGCGAAGCGTCGCTGCAGGGCGACACGGCCGCGTGCTTCGAGCACCCTTCCCAGCCGTACGTCGAGTCGGCGTCGGACGTGCCGGCCTCGCTGACCGGCAACCCGACCTTTACGGCCGAGGCCGTGGTCCGAGTCTTTGCGACGCCGCAGAACCCGTTCTACGCACCGTTCCTGCACTGGGGCGCGCCCAGGACCGGGCAGTCGGTCTACTTCAGCATCCTGCGCAACGACGAGTCACGTCCGTACGCCGGCTTCTATAACGGCGGTGCCCGATCGCTGGAGAGCTATGGGCTGGGCGAGTGGGTGCACCTCGTCTGGACGCGCGATTCAGGCGGCGGCGTCAACGATGACGTGACCGGTTCGAGGCTCTTCATCAATGGCCAGGAAGTGGACGTCGAGCGCGACTTCTCGCTTCCGGGCGCCGGCGTGCCCGACGTTCACGCATCGCCCTTCTACGTCCAGCGCGCTACCGACCTCGTGCGCTACTTCAGCGGAAACATCGACGAGGTCGTCCTGTACGACCGCGTGCTCTCGGCAGACGAGGTCGGCGAGCACTACGACGCACTCGTGGACGGCGCCCGCTGCCCGGCCGACCTCGACGGCGACGGGCAGCTCACGGTGTTCGACTTCCTCGAGTTCCAGAACGCCTTCGACTCCGGCGAACGCCGAGCCGACTTCAATCCCACGACCTGCACGTCCAACCTCGACATCTTCGACTTCCTGGCCTTCCAGAACGCCTTCGACGCCGGGTGCCCGTGAATGGCAGGCGTCTGCGGTGCTCATGCGGGTTCGAGAGAGGCCGCAACCTTGCGTAGGCGGGCCGGTATGAGAAGTTGGTCGGGTGAGGCCCTGCCAGGGGAGGGAGTCATGCGGAACGTGATGGCATTGGGAGTCGTGACGCTCGGGGCGGTCGGGACGTGTGCTCCGCTGGCGATGGGGCAGGCCCGGTTCGAGGCCGGCTACCAGTTCAACGACGAGCCGGAAGTGGTGCGGGTCGATCCGATTCCCTTCCTCATCTTTGCCGAGCGGGGCATGCTGGCGCAGGAAGCAATCCTGGCCTTCCCGTTCATGCGGGGTGCCGACGCCGGGCTCCTGGACCTGCGTGTCACCGCGAGCCGTGGCAGAAGTGGTGGCGACGAGACGCTCACGCGCGGCTGGACCGAGGTCACGTTCAGCGACGTCGTCTTCGAGTCGAGCGGCGTCGGCCTCTCTGTCCGATACGGCGGCGGAGGCTTCACCTTGTGCTGCCTCGACGTCATCGCCGGGGCGACCCTCGTCGAGGAGCAGCAGTTCGAGCTCGACGGCGACGTTCGAACCGGTACCTTCATCGCCACCGTCAATTCGTCCGGCCCGCCCGATGTCGAGCGGACGGGCATCATCGAGGATGGCATCCCGCCCGGCGGCGTGATCGAGCTCAGCGGCTTCCGGGTCCCGGTCAACACGCCGGTCGCGCTCCGGGTGCGCCTCTCGAGGTCGATCTGGGTGCCCGCGACGACCGACGACTGGCGGACGACGTTCTCCTCCACGACGCTGCCCGATCTGGCCTTTGACGACGTGGTCTTCGACGTGCCCGATGGCGTCACCGTGCAGTCGGCCCAGGTCGGCATCCGAGACAACCAGCGGGTGCGCTGCATCACCGACCTCGACCGTGACGGCGAGCTCACCATCTTCGACTTCCTCGCGTTCCAGAACCTCTTCGACGCCAACGACCCAACGGCCGACCTCGACTTCGACGGCGAGCTCACGATCTTTGACTTCCTCAACTTCCAGAACGCGTTCGACGCCGGGTGTCCGTAGGGCCGCCGGAGCGTCCAAGAACGAGCGTGGCCCGGGGCCCGCTACGCCCAGCTTCGCCAGTTTCACGCTGGAAACAGTCAATCTTTAAGGAATGGCGTGAGTCTGCCATGGCCGTGCCGCTCCCGTGTGGTATTCGTAACCATTAAGGAGCTGATCATGACTCGCCTCTCCCTCGCCGCTCTCGCCCTTTCCGCTGGCTTTGCCTGCTCGGCCCACGCACAGGTCATCAACATCCCGCCGGATTCGCTGCCGGCCGAATCGTGGTTCACCGCCAATCCCGGCGCCACGGTCAACGTACTGAGCGGCGGGGTGATGTTCCCCGACGCCGGCGCCGGCGGCGCGTTCACGTTCAACGGCGCAACGGTCAACATCGAGGCTGGCGGTGCCGCGGGCTTCCCGACCATCGACCATTTCGTCGAGGACGTGACGTACAACCTCGACGGCGGCGAGCTCATCCGCGTGAAGTTCGTCGGCGAGGTCGGCACGACCACGCTCAACATCACCGACGGCCAGACGCGCCGCGGCGTGTGGCTGCAGGGCAACACCGTTTGCAACATGTCGGGCGGCGACGCCGGCCTCGTTGCCGGCGGCCAGGCCGCGTTCATCATCGAAGACGACGCCGAGTTCAACATGACGGGCGGCACGGTCGACACCTTCATCCTCGCCATCGACGACGCGACAGTTAGCATCGATGGCGGCACGATCGAGGGCGCCCTGCAGCTCGACGACCGCGCGACGGCCACCATCTCGGATGGCTCGGTCGGTCGCAACGGCTTCATGAAGACCATCGACAACCGCCTGACCATCACCGGCGGCACCATCGGCCGAGACTTCGTCGTCGAGAAGGGCGTCGTCGATATGTCCGGCGGCGCCATGGATCGCAACTGCGCGATCCTCAACGGCAGCGGCGGCGTCGACCCCATCTTCAACATGACCGGCGGCGCGATCGGCTCGGAATTCCGCGCCTACGACGGCACGATCAACATCTCGGGCGGACTCGTCGGCGACGGCTTCCGCCTCGGCCGGCCCACCGGCGACGGCTCGGGCGTCACCATGAACCTCACCGTCAAGAGCGCCACGCTCGACGGCGTCGCGATGGACCTGACCTCGACCCCGACGGTCGTGGGCGTCCGCGGCGGCGTCTTCCTCTCGTGCGTGCTGCTCGACGACTCGCTCGTGGGCTTCGACCTGAACGAAGACTTCGTCCTGGGCGAAGACCGCATCCGTGCCGCGGCGACCCTGACCGTGGCACTGGCCGCATGCGACGCCGACCTCGATGGCGACGGCGAGCTGACGATCTTCGACTTCCTGGACTTCCAGAGCCTGTTCGATTCGGGCGACCTGGCCGCCGACTTCGACGGCGACGGCGTGCTGACGCTGTTCGACTTCCTGGCCTTCCAGACGTCCTTCGCGGTGGGCTGCGACTGATCGGGACCACGGCCCAAACGGCCATGACTATGTTTTGACAACTCCCCGGGGCCGCGAGGCGAGGCGGCTCCGGGGAGTTTCTGCGTGATGCACATACGGAAGATGTTGGCCGTGGCTTCCATCCTCGACGCGGGCTGCTGAGGCCTACGCCTCGAGCTTCTCCGCCAGCCAGTCCCCGACCTTGTCGATCGCGATGCGATCCTGCGCGAGCGTGTCGCGGTCGCGGTAGGTCACGGTCTGGTCGGTCATCGTGTCGCCGTCGATGGTGAAGCACACCGGGCAGCCGGCCTCGTCCATGCGGGCGTAACGCTTGCCGATGCTCTGCTTGGGGTCGTACTCGATGAGCCCCGCGTGCCCGAACCGCCCACGCAGCTCGCGCACCAGCTTCTCGGCTACTTCCGGCATGCCGTCCTTGTTCACCAGCGGATACACGGCCGCCTTGATGGGCGCCATGCTGGGCTTGAACTTCATGACCACCTTGCTGGCGCGGCTCTCGTCGGGCGTGAACGCCTCGCACAAGAGCGCCAGCACGCCGCGGGTCAGCCCCGCCGCTGGCTCGATGACGTCGGGCAGGTACCGCTCGTTGCGCTCCTGATCGAAGTACTCGAGCTTCTTCTTAGAGTGTTCCTTGTGCTGGCTCAGGTCGTAGTTGCTGCGGTGCGCCACGCCCTCGAGCTCGCCGAAGCCAGGGTGCGTGAAGGGCCAGCGGTACTCGATGTCGTACGTGCCCGCGCCGTTCTTCGAGTAGTGGGCCAGCTCGTCGTCGTCGTGCTTGCGGACGATCATGTTGTCGTCGCTCAGCCCGACGCTGTTCCACCAGCGCTTGCGCTCGGCCACCCAGTAGTCGAGCCATTGCTGGGCGTCGTCCTTGTGGCAGAAGAACTCCATCTCCATCTGCTCGAACTCACGAGACCGGAAGATGAAGTTGCGCGGCGTCACCTCGTTGCGGAAGGCCTTGCCGATCTGGGCGATGCCGAAGGGCACGCGTACGCGAGACGTGTCCGTGATGTTTGCGAAGTTCAGGAAGATGCCCTGGGCGGTTTCGGGGCGGAGGTAGGCCTTGTCGTCCTCGCTGGCCGTCGCGCCGACGTAGGTCTGGAACATGAGGTTGAAGGCGCGCGGCTCGGTCAGCGTGCCGGGCGCCTTCGCGTGCGGCCCAACGGCGATCGCCCGCTCCTCGGCGCTCAGCGACACGAACGGGCACATGTCGATCTCGTCGTCGCCCAGCGTGCGCTTCTTGTACTTGTCCAGCTTCTTGCGCGCGGCTGCGTACGTCTCGTCGTCGTCCTCGACGTGCACGTAGATCTGGCCGCTCGTGTCGCCCTTCTCGCCCAGGCACACCAGGTGGTCGGCGCGGTAGCGGAACTTGGTCTCGGTGCAGTCGACCATCGGGTCGCTGAACCCACCAACGTGCCCGCTCGCCTCCCACACCCGCGGGTTCTGGATGATGCTCGAGTCCACGCCCACGATCGACACCGGAGCGCCGTCGCGCATCGGCGGGGTCAGCGTCATGTCGCGCCACCAGCGGTCGGCCAGGTTCTTCTTGAGCTGCACGCCCAGGGGGCCGTAGTCCCAGAAGCCGTTGAGCCCGCCGTAGATCTCGCTGGCCGGGAAGATGAACCCACGCCGCTTGCACAGGCTCACCAGCTCTTCCATCGACTTCGCTTCACCAGCAACAACGTCGCTCATTCGTGACTCCAAACGGTCATCCATCCGAGCCGCGAGCGTAAGCTCGCGGACCTCCGCCCGATCCCAGTTTCCCGCCAT contains:
- a CDS encoding LamG domain-containing protein; this translates as MKTQIACIVALASPALAAPVAFHDLVADKNPLLWYRFDEASGASEAINYGSLGAGFNGVFFGPVFLGEASLQGDTAACFEHPSQPYVESASDVPASLTGNPTFTAEAVVRVFATPQNPFYAPFLHWGAPRTGQSVYFSILRNDESRPYAGFYNGGARSLESYGLGEWVHLVWTRDSGGGVNDDVTGSRLFINGQEVDVERDFSLPGAGVPDVHASPFYVQRATDLVRYFSGNIDEVVLYDRVLSADEVGEHYDALVDGARCPADLDGDGQLTVFDFLEFQNAFDSGERRADFNPTTCTSNLDIFDFLAFQNAFDAGCP
- the lpdA gene encoding dihydrolipoyl dehydrogenase, producing the protein MADKHFDVVVIGSGPGGYVGAIRAAQLGYKTACIERAKLGGVCLNWGCIPSKALLSNAELMEKLHEKEEWGMKISGKIDFDWTKVIGRSREVANKLNQGVGFLLKKNKIEHIEASAKIVAPAKGKTPAKIEIYDCKVEEERTDAPAKPAAKPRETITADKVIIATGSVARDLPFAKFGDSEHIWGAREAMFNKSFPKHLIVVGSGAIGMEFGYFYHTYGTKVTVVEMLDRILPVEDDDVSQAMLRFYKKAGMDIKTGTTCVGVDAKGKGVKVTVAPFKDGKADESKKEVIEADKLLLAIGVKGRFDGLFDDKLGLETVKDHIKTDYDPAILGEQRIDYKTNLEGIYAIGDVIGPPWLAHVASEEAILCVERFAHKEGKLDHEPFPMDYSIIPGCTYCHPQVASIGYTERALKAQGLKAGQDYQVGKFPFSALGKAIATRHTDGFCKIIRGLPRGEILGAHIMGDQATELIAELSLARRLEATSEELIATVHAHPTMHESVHEAALASEGRVINA
- a CDS encoding GC-type dockerin domain-anchored protein — protein: MARALDKLLGHLTHSIVPGVILASATIAFASARMVGVTADGQVVEIDIDTGVATPLFSIGQGGPLAFDPTTQRLVLKLNDDAATELVFIDPVSGVASPPVGLSGLPPMFENVATVDYAGESGRYVLTAGPTGTVFEDRLVLVDSTGAVLDTSDDLGLGDNDGVVWDDLNSRLVVHDYNASDGLPPVAAIDDPFGTPTYMLLATPPFRSNVGDSAIDPRTGRLYTTGFDSSGGFLVEVLDTSYADIGAFGTSEQVVGIAFVWDAACRADLDGDGQLTIFDFLSFQNLFDAGDPLADFDGDGELTIFDFLSFQNAFDAGCP
- a CDS encoding GC-type dockerin domain-anchored protein, whose amino-acid sequence is MTRLSLAALALSAGFACSAHAQVINIPPDSLPAESWFTANPGATVNVLSGGVMFPDAGAGGAFTFNGATVNIEAGGAAGFPTIDHFVEDVTYNLDGGELIRVKFVGEVGTTTLNITDGQTRRGVWLQGNTVCNMSGGDAGLVAGGQAAFIIEDDAEFNMTGGTVDTFILAIDDATVSIDGGTIEGALQLDDRATATISDGSVGRNGFMKTIDNRLTITGGTIGRDFVVEKGVVDMSGGAMDRNCAILNGSGGVDPIFNMTGGAIGSEFRAYDGTINISGGLVGDGFRLGRPTGDGSGVTMNLTVKSATLDGVAMDLTSTPTVVGVRGGVFLSCVLLDDSLVGFDLNEDFVLGEDRIRAAATLTVALAACDADLDGDGELTIFDFLDFQSLFDSGDLAADFDGDGVLTLFDFLAFQTSFAVGCD
- a CDS encoding GC-type dockerin domain-anchored protein; amino-acid sequence: MRALGLVIVVASLSAAARAQLCEGYGAARGTFPEDQGWFRQIEPPGPSVVEVVGGVLHQSTLPFAEPACGMPSMEEQAGYWFVAGEPFDFEDGISFDLDLRVLDSEYTTAPCTDWPAAGVMLTLIDAEGRTFVAGFGSARVFLANDLRATAGSPSVVEADLDTTTLRSYRLRVDGPLATLLVDGAPLLSLDAYGDPFPAATNFVWFGDGTTWANSDFETPRFRVATPGCCRADLDGDGVLTIFDFLAFQNLFDAGDLAADFDGDGELTIFDFLAFQNAFDAGCS
- a CDS encoding glycine--tRNA ligase codes for the protein MSDVVAGEAKSMEELVSLCKRRGFIFPASEIYGGLNGFWDYGPLGVQLKKNLADRWWRDMTLTPPMRDGAPVSIVGVDSSIIQNPRVWEASGHVGGFSDPMVDCTETKFRYRADHLVCLGEKGDTSGQIYVHVEDDDETYAAARKKLDKYKKRTLGDDEIDMCPFVSLSAEERAIAVGPHAKAPGTLTEPRAFNLMFQTYVGATASEDDKAYLRPETAQGIFLNFANITDTSRVRVPFGIAQIGKAFRNEVTPRNFIFRSREFEQMEMEFFCHKDDAQQWLDYWVAERKRWWNSVGLSDDNMIVRKHDDDELAHYSKNGAGTYDIEYRWPFTHPGFGELEGVAHRSNYDLSQHKEHSKKKLEYFDQERNERYLPDVIEPAAGLTRGVLALLCEAFTPDESRASKVVMKFKPSMAPIKAAVYPLVNKDGMPEVAEKLVRELRGRFGHAGLIEYDPKQSIGKRYARMDEAGCPVCFTIDGDTMTDQTVTYRDRDTLAQDRIAIDKVGDWLAEKLEA
- a CDS encoding GC-type dockerin domain-anchored protein → MRNVMALGVVTLGAVGTCAPLAMGQARFEAGYQFNDEPEVVRVDPIPFLIFAERGMLAQEAILAFPFMRGADAGLLDLRVTASRGRSGGDETLTRGWTEVTFSDVVFESSGVGLSVRYGGGGFTLCCLDVIAGATLVEEQQFELDGDVRTGTFIATVNSSGPPDVERTGIIEDGIPPGGVIELSGFRVPVNTPVALRVRLSRSIWVPATTDDWRTTFSSTTLPDLAFDDVVFDVPDGVTVQSAQVGIRDNQRVRCITDLDRDGELTIFDFLAFQNLFDANDPTADLDFDGELTIFDFLNFQNAFDAGCP